Proteins from one Acidobacteriota bacterium genomic window:
- a CDS encoding TRAP transporter large permease, which produces MGAVALLLVLVFVILLLLEVPIAVAIAVASFVAMLAEGADPSVMLAQRMANGVNSFALLAIPFFVLSGYLMGRGGMARRLMDLAGALVGFLPGGLAYVNTLTCMLFGSISGSATAAVSSVGGFMIPEMNRKGYNREFNVALTTTAATTGLMIPPSNIMIVYSVAAGSVSIAAMFMAGVLPGILTGLFIMFVCGYAAFRHGHPTEARSSVKEILLAFKRSFLSLFMVVIVIGGILLGIFTATEAAAIAVVYSFLLTVGLYREIRLRQLRGILLEASITTAIVMLLIGACTGMSWIMTIANIPQSVSAALLGLSHNPIVILLTINFLLLAVGTFMDMTPAVLIFTPIFLPVAQSLGMHEVHFGVMLIANLCIGLCTPPVGTCLFIGCGVGKTTIAKVSRPMLPFLAAMILALLLITYLPSLSLWLPVQTKQLKQTEVEQSHFMRSSPEAVLEEGSPTAEPPRPQDDPQSENPAAPGDNAMPVDATQPEDDTLPEEGGTDGRP; this is translated from the coding sequence GTGGGAGCCGTCGCCCTGCTACTAGTCCTCGTCTTCGTCATCCTGCTCTTGCTGGAGGTGCCCATCGCGGTGGCCATCGCGGTGGCCAGCTTCGTCGCCATGCTGGCGGAGGGGGCCGACCCCTCGGTGATGCTGGCGCAGCGCATGGCCAACGGCGTCAACAGCTTCGCCCTGCTGGCCATCCCCTTCTTCGTTCTTTCCGGCTACCTCATGGGCCGCGGCGGCATGGCCCGGCGGCTGATGGACCTGGCGGGAGCTCTCGTCGGCTTCCTGCCGGGGGGCTTGGCCTATGTCAACACCTTGACCTGCATGCTCTTCGGGTCGATCTCCGGCTCCGCCACCGCCGCGGTGTCGTCGGTGGGCGGGTTCATGATCCCGGAGATGAACCGCAAGGGCTACAACCGCGAGTTCAACGTCGCGCTGACCACCACCGCCGCCACCACCGGCCTGATGATCCCGCCCAGCAACATCATGATCGTCTACTCGGTGGCCGCCGGCAGCGTGTCCATCGCCGCCATGTTCATGGCCGGCGTCCTCCCGGGCATCCTCACCGGGCTGTTCATCATGTTCGTCTGCGGCTACGCGGCCTTCCGCCACGGTCACCCGACGGAAGCGCGTTCCTCGGTCAAAGAGATCCTCCTCGCCTTCAAGCGCTCCTTCCTCAGCCTGTTCATGGTGGTGATCGTCATCGGCGGCATTCTGCTGGGCATCTTCACCGCCACCGAGGCGGCGGCCATCGCGGTGGTCTACTCCTTCCTGCTGACGGTGGGGCTCTACCGCGAGATCCGCCTGCGCCAGCTGCGCGGGATTCTGCTGGAAGCGAGCATCACCACCGCCATCGTGATGTTGCTCATCGGCGCCTGCACCGGCATGAGCTGGATCATGACCATCGCCAACATCCCGCAGTCGGTGAGCGCGGCGCTCCTGGGGCTCTCCCACAACCCCATCGTGATCCTCCTCACCATCAACTTCCTGCTGCTGGCGGTGGGCACCTTCATGGACATGACCCCGGCGGTGTTGATCTTCACGCCGATCTTCCTGCCGGTAGCCCAATCCCTGGGCATGCACGAGGTGCACTTCGGGGTGATGCTCATCGCCAACCTGTGCATCGGCCTGTGCACGCCGCCGGTAGGCACCTGCTTGTTCATCGGCTGCGGTGTGGGCAAGACCACCATCGCCAAGGTGTCGCGCCCCATGTTGCCGTTTCTCGCAGCGATGATCCTTGCCCTGCTCTTGATCACCTATCTCCCCTCGCTCTCGCTGTGGCTGCCGGTGCAGACCAAGCAGCTCAAGCAGACCGAGGTGGAGCAATCCCATTTCATGCGGAGCAGTCCTGAGGCCGTCTTGGAGGAGGGTTCCCCAACCGCGGAACCTCCTCGGCCCCAAGACGATCCCCAATCCGAGAACCCCGCAGCGCCCGGAGACAACGCCATGCCGGTAGATGCCACCCAGCCCGAAGACGACACCCTGCCCGAGGAAGGAGGCACCGATGGCCGGCCTTGA
- a CDS encoding TRAP transporter small permease, whose protein sequence is MSPQPSEEDRPIPAHRRLRNGLTKGLEWFLVATMALLVVDVVWGVFTRYALGQQAKWSEELARFLLIWVTLLGAAVAFGTKAHLGVDYFVNRLHPAARRWTAVVAHGVVLFFALEVLLHGGARVVSEALVLEQTTPALGWKMGHVYLALPISGLFVALFTVENLIETLTGGSADPAGSAPASKAPAVEARPTTDPRAEE, encoded by the coding sequence GTGAGCCCCCAACCTTCAGAGGAAGATCGACCCATTCCGGCCCACCGGCGCCTCCGGAACGGCTTGACCAAGGGTCTCGAATGGTTCCTGGTGGCCACCATGGCCCTGCTGGTGGTCGACGTGGTGTGGGGAGTCTTCACCCGCTACGCCTTGGGACAACAGGCGAAGTGGTCGGAGGAGCTCGCCCGCTTTCTGCTCATCTGGGTGACCCTCCTGGGAGCGGCGGTGGCCTTCGGCACCAAGGCCCACCTGGGGGTCGACTACTTCGTCAACCGCTTGCACCCGGCGGCCCGCCGATGGACAGCGGTGGTCGCCCACGGCGTGGTTCTCTTCTTCGCCCTGGAAGTGCTCCTCCACGGCGGAGCCCGGGTGGTGAGCGAGGCCCTGGTACTGGAACAGACCACTCCGGCCCTCGGCTGGAAGATGGGCCACGTCTACCTCGCCCTACCGATCTCCGGCCTGTTCGTGGCGCTCTTCACGGTGGAGAACCTGATCGAGACCCTCACCGGTGGCTCGGCGGATCCAGCGGGCTCAGCCCCAGCAAGCAAGGCCCCAGCAGTGGAAGCCCGACCCACCACCGATCCGCGAGCGGAGGAATAG
- a CDS encoding TRAP transporter substrate-binding protein, producing the protein MALDGSGQAGQAGQQRIVLKLGHALDTGHPVHVAMEHMAERLDELSGGTMSLDIYPSAVLGSEVQSLEQVQNGSLDMTKVSAAIMENFVPEMAVFGLPFLFRDSEHYWQVLESPIGEKLLEKGEDKLLRGLCYYDSGSRNFYTRSKPIRTPQDLEGLKIRVMNSATAIEMVKAMGGAPTPIAWGELYSALAQGTVDGAENNPPSFTSNKHYEVCKHFTLDGHTRIPDILLVGTKTWDRLPPQARAWLQQAADDSSEFQRQLWARETIRSLEVAKVQGVTVYDVDLEAFAARVEPMLEEVEEPVRSLMRQIQETR; encoded by the coding sequence ATGGCGCTGGACGGCAGCGGCCAGGCCGGCCAGGCCGGCCAGCAGCGGATCGTCCTGAAGCTCGGCCACGCTCTCGATACGGGGCACCCGGTGCACGTCGCCATGGAGCACATGGCCGAGCGCCTGGACGAGCTGTCCGGCGGCACCATGAGCCTCGACATCTACCCCAGCGCGGTGCTCGGATCCGAGGTCCAATCCCTCGAGCAGGTGCAGAACGGCTCGCTGGACATGACCAAAGTCTCCGCCGCGATCATGGAGAACTTCGTGCCGGAGATGGCGGTCTTCGGCCTCCCCTTCCTGTTCCGTGACAGCGAGCACTATTGGCAGGTTCTGGAAAGCCCCATCGGCGAGAAGCTGCTGGAGAAGGGAGAGGACAAGCTGCTGCGCGGCCTGTGCTACTACGACTCCGGCTCGCGCAATTTCTACACCCGCTCGAAGCCCATCCGCACGCCGCAGGATCTCGAGGGATTGAAGATCCGGGTGATGAACAGCGCCACCGCCATCGAGATGGTCAAGGCCATGGGCGGCGCCCCCACCCCCATAGCCTGGGGCGAGCTCTACTCCGCCCTGGCCCAGGGCACGGTGGACGGCGCGGAGAACAATCCTCCCAGCTTCACCTCGAACAAACACTACGAGGTGTGCAAGCACTTCACCCTCGACGGGCACACCCGGATTCCCGACATCCTGCTGGTCGGCACCAAGACCTGGGATCGCCTGCCGCCCCAGGCCCGGGCGTGGCTGCAGCAGGCGGCGGACGACTCTTCGGAGTTCCAGCGCCAGTTGTGGGCCCGGGAGACGATCCGGTCTCTGGAGGTCGCCAAGGTCCAGGGGGTGACGGTCTACGACGTCGACCTGGAGGCGTTTGCCGCTCGGGTCGAGCCGATGCTCGAAGAAGTTGAAGAGCCGGTGCGCTCGCTGATGCGGCAGATCCAGGAGACCCGGTGA